The proteins below are encoded in one region of Engystomops pustulosus chromosome 8, aEngPut4.maternal, whole genome shotgun sequence:
- the ASB1 gene encoding ankyrin repeat and SOCS box protein 1 isoform X2 — protein sequence MEEDDRGAEPGGAGAPRMGRSLKAWLQDHYCDHDLEQCQDTLLHNAACVGDIETLRTLLQEERFLRYGADVDVDRQLSCSDAFSPWRRLISLTCTPLYRSAAHDSLSCFRLLLQAGANPDYNSWSAVCKANLAPSSPCCMLEAILRHGCDKQFVQLLIDFGANLSLLRSEPSCDENSRKKVNPEALQVFREAKCAPRTLCSLCRITVRRALGKDRLYAIRSLPVPQRIIGFLLYEQ from the exons ATGGAGGAGGATGACAGAGGGGCAGAGCCGGGAGGTGCAGGGGCGCCCAGGATGG GGCGTAGCCTGAAGGCCTGGCTACAAGATCACTACTGCGACCACGACCTGGAGCAATGCCAGGACACGCTATTACATAACGCTGCCTGTGTGGGGGACATCGAGACCCTGAGGACCTTGTTACAGGAAGAACGGTTCCTGAG GTACGGAGCAGACGTGGATGTGGATCGTCAGCTATCATGTAGTGATGCTTTTTCACCTTGGCGACGTCTGATATCATTAACCTGCACCCCCCTATACAGAAGTGCGGCCCATGACAGCCTCTCCTGCTTCCGCCTCTTGCTTCAGGCTGGTGCTAATCCTGACTATAATAGTTGGAGCGCAGTGTGCAAAGCCAATCTTGCACCGTCATCTCCATGTTGCATGCTTGAGGCGATCCTACGCCATGGCTGTGATAAGCAGTTTGTCCAACTACTTATTGACTTTGGAGCAAATCTCAGTCTATTGCGCAGTGAACCAAGTTGTGATGAGAACTCCAGAAAGAAAGTGAACCCTGAGGCCTTGCAAGTCTTTAGAGAGGCAAAAT GTGCTCCCAGGACCTTGTGTAGTCTCTGTCGTATTACTGTGAGGAGAGCACTTGGAAAAGACAGACTGTATGCAATAAGGagccttcctgtgccccagcgTATTATAGGTTTCCTCCTCTATGAGCAGTAA
- the ASB1 gene encoding ankyrin repeat and SOCS box protein 1 isoform X1 — translation MEEDDRGAEPGGAGAPRMGRSLKAWLQDHYCDHDLEQCQDTLLHNAACVGDIETLRTLLQEERFLRRINEKSHWCSGWLPCSPLRIAATAGHADCVALLIDFGAQLELVDVKGQTPLFVAAENGHLDCVKVLLKAGADPNGSPHNSSFPVYHAARLGHADILQDLIRYGADVDVDRQLSCSDAFSPWRRLISLTCTPLYRSAAHDSLSCFRLLLQAGANPDYNSWSAVCKANLAPSSPCCMLEAILRHGCDKQFVQLLIDFGANLSLLRSEPSCDENSRKKVNPEALQVFREAKCAPRTLCSLCRITVRRALGKDRLYAIRSLPVPQRIIGFLLYEQ, via the exons ATGGAGGAGGATGACAGAGGGGCAGAGCCGGGAGGTGCAGGGGCGCCCAGGATGG GGCGTAGCCTGAAGGCCTGGCTACAAGATCACTACTGCGACCACGACCTGGAGCAATGCCAGGACACGCTATTACATAACGCTGCCTGTGTGGGGGACATCGAGACCCTGAGGACCTTGTTACAGGAAGAACGGTTCCTGAG ACGTATAAATGAGAAGTCCCACTGGTGCAGTGGCTGGCTGCCCTGCTCCCCACTCCGGATTGCTGCCACCGCCGGTCATGCTGATTGTGTAGCTCTCCTTATTGATTTTGGGGCACAGCTGGAGCTTGTAGATGTTAAAGGGCAAACACCCCTTTTTGTAGCTGCGGAAAATGGACACCTGGATTGTGTAAAAGTTCTCCTGAAGGCCGGAGCCGACCCAAACGGGAGTCCGCACAACAGTAGCTTCCCGGTATACCACGCTGCACGACTGGGCCATGCTGATATACTACAGGACTTAATCCG GTACGGAGCAGACGTGGATGTGGATCGTCAGCTATCATGTAGTGATGCTTTTTCACCTTGGCGACGTCTGATATCATTAACCTGCACCCCCCTATACAGAAGTGCGGCCCATGACAGCCTCTCCTGCTTCCGCCTCTTGCTTCAGGCTGGTGCTAATCCTGACTATAATAGTTGGAGCGCAGTGTGCAAAGCCAATCTTGCACCGTCATCTCCATGTTGCATGCTTGAGGCGATCCTACGCCATGGCTGTGATAAGCAGTTTGTCCAACTACTTATTGACTTTGGAGCAAATCTCAGTCTATTGCGCAGTGAACCAAGTTGTGATGAGAACTCCAGAAAGAAAGTGAACCCTGAGGCCTTGCAAGTCTTTAGAGAGGCAAAAT GTGCTCCCAGGACCTTGTGTAGTCTCTGTCGTATTACTGTGAGGAGAGCACTTGGAAAAGACAGACTGTATGCAATAAGGagccttcctgtgccccagcgTATTATAGGTTTCCTCCTCTATGAGCAGTAA